The following coding sequences are from one Musa acuminata AAA Group cultivar baxijiao chromosome BXJ1-6, Cavendish_Baxijiao_AAA, whole genome shotgun sequence window:
- the LOC103988569 gene encoding sodium/hydrogen exchanger 1 translates to MAVDWGGMLMNPGVVSATDYTSVASINIFVALLCACIVIGHLLEEHRWINESITALVIGLFTGCVILLTTRGKSSHILVFSEDLFFIYVLPPIIFNAGFQVKKKQFFRNFMTIMLFGAVGTLISFIIISLGAIGLFRKLDIGALEIGDYLAIGAIFSATDSVCTLQVLNQDETPLLYSLVFGEGVVNDATSVVLFHAIQNFDLIHIDAIAVLKFVGNFLFLFFTSTLLGAIAGLLTAYIIKKLYFGRHSTDREVALMILMAYLSYMVAELLDLSGILTVFFCGILMSHYTWHNVTEKSRITTKHAFATLSFIAEVFLFLYVGMDALDIEKWRSVSNSPGKSVSVSSILLGLVFVGRAAFVFPLSALSNWRRKSPDERITFKQQVTIWWAGLMRGAVSIALAYNQFTSFGDTEERGNAFLITSTITVVLFSTIVFGLITKPLVGYLLPPSATGHLSSLTLSFTSEPSSPPRSYLSMLLGFGQQSQVEEEQTVPPPPPPPPDLRMLLTAPSRSVHHYWRKFDDKFMRPVFGGRGFVPFVPGSPTERSLHPCQPSKSEPERDNPPPLSPVPATS, encoded by the exons atGGCTGTGGATTGGGGTGGGATGCTGATGAATCCGGGAGTGGTTTCGGCCACCGACTACACCTCGGTCGCGTCGATCAATATCTTCGTCGCGCTCCTCTGCGCCTGCATCGTGATCGGCCACCTGCTGGAGGAGCACCGGTGGATCAATGAGTCTATCACTGCCTTGGTCATT GGACTGTTCACTGGATGTGTGATTCTTCTTACCACTCGAGGGAAgagttctcatattctggtttttagCGAAGACCTTTTCTTTATCTACGTGCTTCCACCAATCATTTTCAATGCAGG GTttcaagtaaagaagaagcagtTCTTTCGGAACTTCATGACAATTATGCTTTTTGGTGCTGTAGGGACACTGATCTCATTCATCATCATTTCACTTG GTGCCATTGGATTATTCCGAAAACTTGATATCGGTGCACTCGAAATTGGAGACTATCTTG CAATTGGAGCAATATTCTCTGCGACGGATTCTGTTTGTACCTTGCAG GTGCTTAACCAGGATGAGACACCTTTGCTTTATAGCCTGGTCTTTGGTGAAGGTGTTGTGAATGATGCGACATCGGTGGTGCTTTTTCATGCAATCCAGAactttgatctaattcatatcgATGCCATTGCTGTCTTGAAGTTTGTCGGCAActtcctttttctattttttaccAGCACATTGCTTGGAGCAATT GCTGGATTGCTCACTGCTTATATTATCAAGAAGTTATACTTTGGCAG ACATTCGACGGATCGAGAAGTTGCCCTTATGATACTCATGGCATATCTTTCTTACATGGTGGCTGAA TTGTTAGACTTAAGTGGTATTCTCACAGTATTTTTCTGTGGGATATTAATGTCGCACTATACCTGGCATAACGTGACAGAAAAATCTAGAATCACCACAAA GCATGCATTTGCAACTCTGTCATTTATTGCAGAGGTTTTTCTGTTCCTTTATGTTGGCATGGATGCACTCGACATTGAGAAATGGAGATCTGTCAGCAACAG CCCTGGAAAATCTGTGAGTGTAAGCTCAATTCTGCTTGGCCTGGTATTTGTTGGAAGAGCTGCTTTTGTTTTTCCACTTTCTGCCCTATCCAACTGGAGAAGAAAATCTCCAGATGAAAGGATCACCTTTAAGCAACAA GTGACGATCTGGTGGGCAGGTCTCATGAGAGGAGCAGTATCAATTGCACTTGCGTACAATCAG TTTACCAGCTTTGGAGACACCGAAGAGCGTGGAAATGCATTTTTGATCACCAGTACCATCACCGTCGTTCTTTTCAGCACGATA GTGTTTGGGTTGATCACCAAGCCTCTAGTGGGATACTTACTGCCTCCGAGCGCTACTGGCCATTTGAGCAGTCTAACTCTCAGCTTCACATCTGAGCCCTCGAGCCCGCCCAGATCTTACCTCTCCATGCTGCTTGGGTTCGGACAGCAGTCTCAGGTCGAAGAAGAACAGACtgttccgcctccgcctccgcctcctccgGACCTCCGTATGCTTCTCACAGCTCCGAGTCGCTCGGTTCACCATTACTGGCGCAAGTTCGACGATAAGTTCATGCGTCCAGTGTTCGGTGGAAGGGGTTTCGTTCCTTTCGTGCCTGGTTCACCCACCGAACGCAGTCTCCATCCATGTCAACCATCTAAGAGCGAGCCGGAACGAGACAACCCACCTCCACTTTCCCCTGTTCCTGCCACCTCTTAA